A region of Falsibacillus albus DNA encodes the following proteins:
- the tsaD gene encoding tRNA (adenosine(37)-N6)-threonylcarbamoyltransferase complex transferase subunit TsaD, whose product MNNKTIVLAVETSCDETAAAVIQNGNEILSNIVASQIESHKRFGGVVPEIASRHHVEEITIVIEEAMQQANVSFDDLTAIAVTEGPGLVGALLVGVNAAKALAFAHGIPLVGVHHIAGHIYANRLLTEMKFPLISLVVSGGHTEIVLMREHGSFEVIGETRDDAAGEAYDKVARTLNLPYPGGPHIDRLAHEGEPTIDLPRAWLEEGTYDFSFSGLKSAVINTLHNAEQRGEAIEPADMAASFQQSVIDVLVAKTVKAAEEYQVKQVLLAGGVAANKGLRRELEKAFASFEEMELIIPPLSLCTDNAAMIGAAGTVLYQKGKRSNYAMNANPGLDIESM is encoded by the coding sequence ATGAACAATAAAACAATTGTATTAGCAGTAGAGACGAGTTGTGATGAAACCGCGGCGGCAGTGATACAAAATGGAAATGAGATTCTTTCCAATATTGTCGCTTCACAAATCGAGAGCCATAAACGCTTCGGCGGGGTAGTTCCAGAGATTGCTTCAAGGCACCATGTTGAAGAAATCACGATTGTGATTGAAGAAGCCATGCAGCAAGCAAACGTGTCATTTGATGATCTGACAGCCATAGCTGTCACAGAAGGCCCCGGATTGGTGGGAGCACTATTGGTCGGTGTGAATGCAGCCAAGGCACTTGCCTTCGCCCATGGCATTCCGTTGGTCGGGGTGCATCATATCGCAGGTCATATTTATGCCAATCGGCTTTTGACAGAAATGAAATTTCCGCTTATATCTTTGGTTGTTTCCGGAGGACATACGGAGATTGTTTTGATGAGGGAACATGGATCCTTTGAAGTCATCGGGGAAACAAGGGATGATGCGGCAGGTGAAGCATACGATAAAGTTGCAAGGACATTGAATCTGCCTTATCCCGGCGGACCGCACATCGACAGGCTTGCCCATGAAGGAGAGCCGACGATTGATTTGCCGCGTGCATGGCTGGAAGAAGGCACTTATGATTTTAGCTTCAGTGGGCTGAAATCAGCGGTCATTAATACTCTCCATAATGCGGAGCAGAGGGGCGAAGCGATTGAACCCGCCGATATGGCAGCGAGCTTCCAGCAAAGCGTCATTGATGTGCTGGTGGCGAAGACGGTTAAAGCAGCAGAAGAGTATCAGGTGAAACAGGTCCTCCTGGCAGGCGGCGTTGCAGCCAATAAAGGGTTAAGACGGGAATTGGAGAAGGCATTTGCCTCCTTCGAAGAGATGGAGTTGATCATCCCGCCGCTTTCTTTATGTACGGATAACGCAGCGATGATCGGGGCTGCAGGAACGGTCCTTTATCAAAAAGGAAAGCGCAGCAATTATGCCATGAATGCCAATCCTGGCCTGGATATAGAATCGATGTAG